ATACTTTGAACTTACTGATCGTCGAAACGAATTTCCTCTATTAGTAAACGCCTTAAACCGCGTGGAAGGCCAAGCGGAGCAAGTACGCACCGTATCGGTTGCTGATAATAGATACCGCTACCCCCTAGCTTTAGCGTTGGTGTTGCTAGCCCTAGACGTTTTGTTGACCATTAGAGTAATTCGGCCGTGAAGATTGCCTTGATGATAGTACTTGTGATAGTAGGCGGCTGGGGTGGCCTCACGCGGGTACACAACCGGAATGAGGCAGCGCAGCAAGCCGCTACGCAGTACGCACGTGGCAACTTTGCCGCCGCCGCCAGCCTGTATCAACAAGCAGTAGAAGTGTATGGAGGTCACCAAGAGGAGTTGCTGCTCAACCTGGCTCAATCCTACGCTCGGGCCGGTCGTGTGGCCGAGGCGCAAGCCTATTATGGCCGTTTGCTCGCTAGCCACACGCGCACGGTACGTGGTACGGCGCAGCAACAGCTAGCGGTGTTACGAGCGCAGCAAGGAGAATATGCGCAAGCTGTTGGTTTGCTCCGCCAAGCACTGCTCACAAATCCGCGCAACGCTAATGCCCGCTATAATTACGAAGTACTCAGCAACTACCTAGCTCGAAATGGCAACTCGCCCCACATCCCGTCACCCGCGGCGGCCCAGCGTCGTAAGCAGGAACAGCAGCCGTTAGATGCTTCGAACAGCCAGCCCCAAGCAGGGGTGCAAGCGGGCAATCAGCAACAAGGGCAACTGGATGACCTCACGCAGCCCGATGACCCACGGAATCCTCAACAAGCAAAACAAGCCCCAAACGGTCAGCGTGACCCTAATCAACAGAGCACCACCGACGGTTCAACAGCACAGGGAGGGTTCCAACCTGGCGTTGGTACCCGGCGCAATGTAGCTAGCGGCACCGAGCCTGGTACTACCCGTGGGCTCGATACAGATGCTGAAGGTTCCGCTTCAGGACGCCATCGGGCAGGTACCGATCCAGCTATGCTCAACGAAGCGCAGTTGCAAACACAACGCGCACGGCTTCAGCAAATGAATCTTAGCACGGGTCAAGCTAGGCAACTGCTAGAAGCAATGAATACCGCAGAGCAGCAGTATTTACAGCAAATTCCTCACAAAGCTGCTAGCAAGCCGGCCCCTAGCCAACCTGCCTGGTGATCGTAGCGCCGCTTTGTTAATAGGAATTGTTGTTAGTATGGGAGAAAGAGCAACGGAAGCCTAGCTAATGCGGTGCACATTTGATAGGAAGTGCATGCTTTCTTCTTTACTCCCTAAAAGTCTCGTAGCGCGAGCACCTAGCTGTGCTTTTCGCGCCTGCACCACTCCTGTGCTAGCATGTTCTTAAATTAGCACTTCTTCATCCACCCAAATAGTACCACAGAACCACCCTTTTTATGCAGACCAAAGAAGTTTATGTTGTTGCTGCCGTCCGAACGCCGATTGGCAGCTTCGGTGGCGCGTTATCATCTTTATCAGCCACGGAGCTAGGGGGCATTGCCTTGAAAGGTGCTTTAGACAAGGCAGGCATAGCACCCAGCGAAGTACAGCAGGTGATAATGGGGAATGTTATTTCGGCTAACCTAGGTCAAGCGCCTGCTCGGCAAGCTGCTCGCAAAGCAGGTCTTCCGGACACCGTGGAGTGTGTTACGGTTAACAAAGTATGCGCTTCTGGCTCCAAAGCCATCATGTTTGCGGCCCAAGCTATTATGCTCGGGCAGGCCGACGTGATTCTGGCGGGAGGTATGGAAAGCATGTCTAATGTGCCGTATTATCTCGATAAAGCACGGTTCGGTGCTAAATATGGCCATGGTCAAATGATTGACGGCCTAATGAGAGACGGACTTTGGGATCCGTACCATGACTACGCAATGGGCAACGCGGCTGAGAATACGGCTAAAGAAATGGGCTTTACTCGTGAGCAGCAGGACGAATTTGCTATCGAATCGTACCGCCGCAGTGCTCAAGCGGCGCAAGCCGGCAAGAAGAAGGATGAGATTGTCCCTGTGACCATCGAGAGCCGCGGCAAAACCGTGGTGGTAGAAGATGATGAAGAGTATCTCAAAGTTGACTTTGCCAAAGTACCCGGCCTAAAACCAGCCTTTTTGAAAGAAGGAGGTACCGTGACAGCCGCTAATGCCTCGACACTCAACGATGGCGCAGCCGCGGTGCTACTCATGAGCAAGGAAAAAGCCGAAGAGCTAGGTGTCACGCCGCTGGCGAAAATTCTAGGTTTCGCCGACGCCGAACAGGCACCCGAGTGGTTTACGACCTCTCCCTCCCTAGCTATTCCGAAAGCGCTTAAGCATGCTGGCATTACAGCACAGGAAGTTGATTTCTATGAGATCAACGAGGCTTTTTCTGTTGTATCGCTCGCCAACAACAAGCTGTTAAACTTGGAAGGAACCAAGGTAAATGTGTACGGAGGCGCGGTGTCACTGGGCCATCCGCTCGGGGCCTCCGGTGCCCGTATTGTCACCACATTGGTAAACGTGTTGCGCCAGGAAGGCGGCCAGATTGGTGTGACTGGTATTTGCAATGGTGGCGGTGGAGCCAGCAGTATTGTGCTTCAAAAGCTCTAGATTTTCAGTAAAAACACCGTAAAGCCCGCATTTTTTTTGAAAATGCGGGCTTTTTTGCTATATTTTTAAACTTTTGAATTTATTTTTACAAAATTTGATTCGTAACGCAACGAGACTTGCGACACCTTACGAGCTACGTCAAACGCTATTGCCTTTCTCTACCCGCCACGACATAACCAATACCGATGAAGCCATCTAGCGCTGAAGTCCCAGGTTTGTACCGTTCAGAATTTGAACATGACTCCTGCGGAACCGGATTTATCACCACAATCAATGGGCATCGCTCCCATCAGATTATTAGTGATGCTCTCACGATTTTGGAAAATATGGAACACCGTGGTGCTTGCGGCTGCGATTCCGATTCCGGCGATGGGGCAGGCATCCTACTCCAGGTACCGCACGAGTTCTTCTTGGAAGAGTGTTTGGCGCTGAACATGCGCCTGCCCGAGCCCGGCTGTTATGGCGTAGGCATGGTCTTCATGCCAAAGAAGATTGCCGCTAAAGCAGAGTGCCGCGCCATTATCAGCCAAGCGGCTGAAAAGCTAGGTCTGCCCCTGCTGGGCTACCGCAAAGTGCCCGTAAACCCCAATGGCATCGGCGAGACGGCACTGGCAGCAGAGCCCGATATGGAACAGGTATTTTTTGCCCGTCCCAATCATATCCGCACGCCGGAGGATTTCGAGCGCAAACTGTATGTGTTGCGTCGCTTTATCACCAAAACGGTGAATGCTACGTCCGACAAGCAGGTGGCCGATAGCTTCTACTTCACGTCGCTTTCGTGCCGGGTTATTATCTACAAGGGACAACTAACGACCTTCCAGGTTCGCAACTATTTCCCTGATCTGTCGGACGAGCGTGTGACGTCGGCCTTCGGCATGATTCACTCACGCTTCTCTACCAATACGTTCCCGTCGTGGAAGCTAGCCCAGCCGTTCCGTATGCTGGCTCACAACGGCGAGATTAATACGCTCACAGGCAACCTCAACTGGTTTTATGCCGGCTTGCGCTCTTATGCGTCGCCCTACTTCTCGAAAGAGGAGATGGACATGCTGCTCCCAGTGATTGATACCAATCAATCAGATTCGGCCTGCCTCGATAACATCATTGAAGTGCTACTGCACTCGGGCCGTTCGTTGCCCCACGTAATGATGATGCTAGTGCCAGAAGCTTGGGATGGCAACGAGCAGATGGATCCGCTTAAGAAAGCCTTCTATGAGTTCCATGCTACCTTCATGGAACCGTGGGACGGCCCGGCGGCTCTTACCTTTACCGACGGCAAAATCATTGGCTCGATGCTAGACCGCAATGGTCTGCGTCCGCTGCGCTATGTGGTGACCAACGATGGCCGCGTGCTGGTAGCGTCCGAAGCTGGTGTGCTCACCATCGACGAGAAGACCGTTGTAGAGAAAGGTCGTTTACAGCCCGGCAAGATGTTCCTAGTAGACACTGCTGCCGGCAAGATCATCACCGACCAAGAAATTAAGACGGAGCTAGCTACCCGGCAGCCTTATGGCCAATGGCTAGAAAACTATAAGATTCGCTTGGAGGAGCTTCCGGAGCCCCGCGTGGCCTTCACAGAGCTAGCTAGCGAGTCGGTGTTCCGTTATCATAAGGTATTCGGCTACAGCCGCGAAGATATCGAAACCATCATCAAGCCAATGGCGCTTGATGGCAAAGAGCCCATTGGCTCCATGGGTACCGATGTACCGCTGGCCATCCTCTCCGATCGTCCTCAGCACTTATCTAGCTATTTCAAGCAATTCTTTGCACAGGTAACGAACCCTCCTATCGACCCCATCCGGGAGCGTTTGGTGATGAGCTTGGCGACATTTATTGGCAACAATGGCAACATCTTGGACGAGGACAAGATGCACTGCCACTGCGTCGCTCTGCGCCAGCCTATCCTGACGAACTTAGAACTTGAGAAGCTTCGCAGTATTGACACGGGCATGTTCAATGCCAAGACACTGCAAACCTATTTCAAGGCCGATGGCAAGCCGGGCTCTTTGAAGAGCGGCTTAGATCGTTTGTGCCGCTATGCAGAAGATGCGGTGGAAGACGGGTTTGAGGTTCTTATCCTCTCCGACCGTGCTGTCGACTCGGGCCACGCTCCTATTCCATCGTTGCTCGCCGTATCAGCGGTCCACCACCATCTCATCAAGAAAGGCTACCGGGGCTCTGTTGGCTTGGTAGTCGAAGCAGGTGATGTGTGGGAAGTGCATCACTTCGCCTGCTTGCTAGCTTTTGGCGCTACTGCCATCAATCCGTACCTAGCTCTTGCTAGCTTGTACACGATGAAGAGCCAAGGCAAGCTGGAAACTTCGCTCGACATCAAGCAGCTCAATAAGAACTACATCAAAGCGGTATGCGATGGGTTGCTGAAGATCTTCTCGAAAATGGGAATTTCGACGCTTCAGTCGTATCACGGCTCTCAAATCTTCGAGATCCTAGGTATCCAGCAGGATGTGGTTGACCGCTACTTCACCGGCGCGGTTACTCGCATCG
This Hymenobacter sp. GOD-10R DNA region includes the following protein-coding sequences:
- a CDS encoding tetratricopeptide repeat protein, which gives rise to MIVLVIVGGWGGLTRVHNRNEAAQQAATQYARGNFAAAASLYQQAVEVYGGHQEELLLNLAQSYARAGRVAEAQAYYGRLLASHTRTVRGTAQQQLAVLRAQQGEYAQAVGLLRQALLTNPRNANARYNYEVLSNYLARNGNSPHIPSPAAAQRRKQEQQPLDASNSQPQAGVQAGNQQQGQLDDLTQPDDPRNPQQAKQAPNGQRDPNQQSTTDGSTAQGGFQPGVGTRRNVASGTEPGTTRGLDTDAEGSASGRHRAGTDPAMLNEAQLQTQRARLQQMNLSTGQARQLLEAMNTAEQQYLQQIPHKAASKPAPSQPAW
- a CDS encoding acetyl-CoA C-acyltransferase, which produces MQTKEVYVVAAVRTPIGSFGGALSSLSATELGGIALKGALDKAGIAPSEVQQVIMGNVISANLGQAPARQAARKAGLPDTVECVTVNKVCASGSKAIMFAAQAIMLGQADVILAGGMESMSNVPYYLDKARFGAKYGHGQMIDGLMRDGLWDPYHDYAMGNAAENTAKEMGFTREQQDEFAIESYRRSAQAAQAGKKKDEIVPVTIESRGKTVVVEDDEEYLKVDFAKVPGLKPAFLKEGGTVTAANASTLNDGAAAVLLMSKEKAEELGVTPLAKILGFADAEQAPEWFTTSPSLAIPKALKHAGITAQEVDFYEINEAFSVVSLANNKLLNLEGTKVNVYGGAVSLGHPLGASGARIVTTLVNVLRQEGGQIGVTGICNGGGGASSIVLQKL
- the gltB gene encoding glutamate synthase large subunit, translated to MKPSSAEVPGLYRSEFEHDSCGTGFITTINGHRSHQIISDALTILENMEHRGACGCDSDSGDGAGILLQVPHEFFLEECLALNMRLPEPGCYGVGMVFMPKKIAAKAECRAIISQAAEKLGLPLLGYRKVPVNPNGIGETALAAEPDMEQVFFARPNHIRTPEDFERKLYVLRRFITKTVNATSDKQVADSFYFTSLSCRVIIYKGQLTTFQVRNYFPDLSDERVTSAFGMIHSRFSTNTFPSWKLAQPFRMLAHNGEINTLTGNLNWFYAGLRSYASPYFSKEEMDMLLPVIDTNQSDSACLDNIIEVLLHSGRSLPHVMMMLVPEAWDGNEQMDPLKKAFYEFHATFMEPWDGPAALTFTDGKIIGSMLDRNGLRPLRYVVTNDGRVLVASEAGVLTIDEKTVVEKGRLQPGKMFLVDTAAGKIITDQEIKTELATRQPYGQWLENYKIRLEELPEPRVAFTELASESVFRYHKVFGYSREDIETIIKPMALDGKEPIGSMGTDVPLAILSDRPQHLSSYFKQFFAQVTNPPIDPIRERLVMSLATFIGNNGNILDEDKMHCHCVALRQPILTNLELEKLRSIDTGMFNAKTLQTYFKADGKPGSLKSGLDRLCRYAEDAVEDGFEVLILSDRAVDSGHAPIPSLLAVSAVHHHLIKKGYRGSVGLVVEAGDVWEVHHFACLLAFGATAINPYLALASLYTMKSQGKLETSLDIKQLNKNYIKAVCDGLLKIFSKMGISTLQSYHGSQIFEILGIQQDVVDRYFTGAVTRIGGLDLDSIARETLYKHNNGFSDSDSEQHLLPEGGVYQWKRRGEAHLFNPQTVHLLQNATRTGNYEVYKNYAALINEQGSKMFTIRGLLDFAHHRERISLDEVEPAESIMKRFATGAMSFGSISHEAHSTLAIAMNRIGGKSNTGEGGEDPLRYEKMANGDSMRSAIKQIASARFGVTAHYLTNADELQIKMAQGAKPGEGGQLPGHKVDEWIAKVRHSTPGVGLISPPPHHDIYSIEDLAQLIFDLKNANRAARINVKLVSKAGVGTIAAGVAKAHADVILIAGYDGGTGASPISSIKHAGLPWELGLAEAHQTLVRNKLRSRVVLQTDGQLKTGRDLAIAALLGAEEWGVATAALVAGGCIMMRKCHLNTCPVGVATQDPELRKLFSGQPEHIVNLFRFLAEELREIMADLGFRTVNEMVGRTQFLKMKDGLDHWKARQLDLSGLLAPVSNPSGATLYNSEAQDHGIDAVLDWELLAKAGPALDEKTPVFASFKVKNTDRTLGTLLSNEVTKLYHGAGLPDNTINFKFYGSAGQSFGAFAAKGLSFELEGEANDYVGKGLSGAELAIYPAAESQFVPEANIIIGNVALYGATSGELYVRGQAGERFAVRNSGAVAVVEGVGDHGCEYMTGGRALILGKTGRNFAAGMSGGIAWVYDPDGTFPDNCNPEMVELEGLDSEDEAYIQKLLHKHRRLTQSRLADDLLNNWATEASKFVKVFPSEYKKVVQQAQYQAAR